In Natronococcus occultus SP4, the following proteins share a genomic window:
- a CDS encoding Cdc6/Cdc18 family protein yields MSDDNSEPTRTEDVETDETDGFSTSLEETAIGDEEPSQGLFDDLLSGEPIFENKEVLRPSYTPHELPHRTDQINKMATILVAALRGETPSNILIYGKTGTGKTASAKFVSKELESTSQKYSVPCDVEYINCEVTDTQYRVLAQLANKFIEKNEARIDRKVDALEDRLEALEEYHEDGRSETTDGSPDDADPTDDVSFATDTEPQSTGSPVETEGSTPSDDDTGSTHPLASTPFSDREAVEDRIDALEEDKESFQEVPMTGWPTDRVYSVFFDAVDYDERVVVIMLDEIDKLVEKSGDDTLYNLSRMNSELENSRVSIIGISNDLKFTDFLDPRVKSSLGEEEIVFPPYDANQLRDILQHRSDVAFKGDALSEDVIPLCAAFAAQEHGDARRALDLLRTAGELAERSQAETIVEKHVRQAQDKIELDRVVEVVRTLPTQSKLVLFAIILLEKNGVHSINTGEVFNIYKRLCEEIDADVLTQRRVTDLISELDMLGIVNAVVVSKGRYGRTKEISLSVPIDETEAVLLSDSRLSNIDDVQPFVQARFEN; encoded by the coding sequence ATGTCAGACGACAACTCAGAGCCGACACGAACCGAGGACGTCGAGACCGACGAGACGGACGGGTTCTCGACGAGCCTCGAGGAGACGGCGATCGGCGACGAGGAACCGAGCCAGGGACTGTTCGACGACCTCCTCAGCGGGGAACCGATCTTCGAGAACAAGGAGGTCCTGCGTCCGTCCTACACGCCCCACGAACTCCCCCATCGGACCGACCAGATCAACAAGATGGCGACGATCCTCGTCGCCGCGTTGCGCGGAGAGACGCCATCGAACATCCTGATCTACGGAAAGACGGGGACCGGGAAGACCGCGAGCGCGAAGTTCGTCAGCAAGGAACTCGAGAGCACCTCCCAGAAGTACAGCGTCCCCTGTGACGTCGAGTACATCAACTGCGAGGTAACCGACACCCAGTACCGCGTCCTCGCGCAGCTCGCGAACAAGTTCATCGAGAAAAACGAGGCCCGGATCGATCGGAAGGTCGACGCGCTCGAGGACCGGCTCGAGGCCCTCGAGGAGTACCACGAGGACGGTCGTTCCGAGACGACCGACGGCTCTCCGGACGACGCCGATCCGACGGACGACGTTTCGTTTGCGACCGATACCGAGCCGCAGTCTACGGGTTCTCCAGTCGAAACAGAGGGGTCAACCCCCTCTGACGACGACACCGGATCGACACACCCGCTCGCGTCCACGCCGTTTTCCGACCGCGAGGCAGTCGAAGACCGGATCGACGCCCTCGAGGAGGACAAGGAGTCGTTCCAGGAGGTACCGATGACCGGCTGGCCGACCGATCGGGTCTACAGCGTCTTCTTCGACGCCGTCGACTACGACGAGCGGGTCGTCGTCATCATGCTAGACGAGATCGACAAGCTCGTCGAAAAGAGCGGCGACGACACGCTCTATAACCTCTCGCGGATGAACTCCGAGCTCGAGAACTCCCGGGTGTCGATCATCGGCATCTCGAACGATCTCAAGTTCACCGACTTCCTCGATCCCCGCGTCAAATCCAGCCTCGGCGAGGAGGAGATCGTCTTCCCGCCGTACGACGCCAACCAGCTGCGGGATATCCTCCAGCACCGGTCTGACGTCGCGTTCAAGGGTGACGCGCTGTCCGAGGACGTGATCCCGCTGTGTGCGGCCTTCGCGGCCCAGGAACACGGTGACGCGCGCCGGGCGCTGGATCTGCTGCGGACCGCAGGCGAACTCGCCGAGCGATCTCAGGCCGAGACGATCGTTGAGAAACACGTCCGCCAGGCCCAGGACAAGATCGAGCTCGACCGGGTCGTCGAAGTCGTTCGGACGCTGCCCACCCAGTCGAAGCTCGTCCTCTTCGCGATCATCTTGCTCGAGAAAAACGGCGTCCACAGCATCAACACCGGCGAAGTCTTCAACATCTACAAGCGGCTCTGTGAGGAGATCGACGCCGACGTCCTGACCCAGCGTCGCGTGACCGATCTCATCAGCGAACTCGACATGCTCGGGATCGTCAACGCGGTCGTCGTCTCGAAGGGACGCTACGGCCGCACCAAGGAGATCAGCCTCTCGGTGCCGATCGACGAGACCGAGGCAGTCTTGCTGTCTGACTCCCGGCTGAGCAACATCGACGACGTCCAGCCGTTCGTTCAGGCGCGGTTCGAGAACTGA